One region of Oryza sativa Japonica Group chromosome 10, ASM3414082v1 genomic DNA includes:
- the LOC107278383 gene encoding cytochrome P450 89A2 has product MEMGSLLPHAASLFAVSMASLMIAAVLSIVRRPWPWKTAAISREAVLRLLGVRLGDVPTTVVRDGAVAVDALVRRADAFSDRPAGGGATSIVSGGRAHNINTVPHGPLWVALRRNLTSEAFHPVHGVVVPVRDCLYAALFALNVATCFGDGVDGELVGAMRAAQQEFLRFLPRARVFSTFQKAARLVYPDRWKQLLRHRRRQEEMYLPLIRAINEQRRTRGTPSPPPPTTYVDTLLYLEVPADDGRRRRKLSDGEMVGLVSEYLGAATGTVVAQLEWALANLVRRPDIQTRLCGEVEAAAGGEPCAYLRAVVMECLRRHPPVSSVQRHMVRDVMLGGAHVARGNVIWTSSEEFSPERFMEGGEEGVRLAIGSKQEATTKVKMMPFSAGRRTCPGMGYAILHLEYFLANLVTAFEWRRVPWEEEVDLTADYGFITTMQHPLRALVVPLSNDRSTVV; this is encoded by the exons ATGGAGATGGGCAGCTTGCTACCTCACGCCGCCTCACTATTCGCTGTTTCCATGGCGAGCTTGATGATTGCAGCGGTGCTTTCCATCGTCAGGCGGCCGTGGCCGTGGAAGACGGCGGCGATCAGCCGGGAAGCCGTGCTCCGCCTCCTCGGCGTCCGCCTGGGCGACGTGCCGACGACCGTCGTCAGGGACGGCGCCGTCGCGGTCGACGCGCTcgtccgccgcgccgacgcGTTCTCCGACcgccccgccggcggcggcgccacctccatcgtcTCCGGCGGCCGCGCCCACAACATCAACACCGTGCCGCACGGCCCGCTCTGGGTCGCGCTCCGCCGCAACCTCACCTCGGAGGCGTTCCACCCGGTGCATG GCGTGGTGGTGCCCGTCCGCGACTGCCTGTACGCCGCGCTGTTCGCGCTCAATGTGGCCACGTgcttcggcgacggcgtggacggcgagctcgtcggcgccaTGCGCGCCGCGCAGCAGGAGTTCCTCCGCTTCCTCCCCCGCGCCCGCGTCTTCTCCACGTTCCAGAAGGCGGCGAGGCTGGTGTACCCGGACCGATGGAAGCAGCTGCTCCGCCATCGCCGGAGGCAAGAAGAGATGTATCTCCCACTGATCAGAGCAATCAACGAGCAGCGCCGCACCCGCGGcacgccatctccgccgccgccgacgacgtacGTGGACACTCTCCTGTACCTCGAGGTCCCGGCGGACgacgggcggcgtcggcggaagCTCTCCGACGGCGAGATGGTGGGCCTCGTGTCGGAGTACctgggcgcggcgacggggaCGGTGGTCGCCCAGCTGGAGTGGGCGCTGGCGAACCTAGTGCGGCGGCCGGACATCCAGACGCGGCTGTGcggcgaggtcgaggcggccgccggcggcgagccgtgCGCGTACCTGAGGGCCGTGGTGATGGAGTGCCTGCGGCGGCATCCTCCGGTCTCGTCCGTGCAGCGGCACATGGTGCGCGACGTGATGCTCGGCGGCGCGCACGTCGCGCGGGGTAACGTG ATATGGACATCGTCGGAAGAGTTCTCGCCAGAGAGGTTCATGGAGGGCGGGGAAGAAGGGGTGAGGTTGGCCATCGGCAGCAAGCAGGAGGCAACAACTAAGGTGAAAATGATGCCGTTCAGCGCCGGGCGAAGGACGTGCCCCGGGATGGGATATGCCATCCTGCACCTGGAGTACTTTCTCGCGAATCTGGTCACGGCCTTCGAGTGGCGCCGAGTCccatgggaggaggaggtggatctCACGGCGGACTACGGGTTCATCACCACCATGCAGCACCCGCTCCGTGCATTGGTCGTGCCACTGAGTAATGACAGATCGACAGTGGTTTGA